In Fibrobacter sp. UWB15, the following proteins share a genomic window:
- the rplU gene encoding 50S ribosomal protein L21, giving the protein MYSIVETGGFQYKVELGKAYKVPTLDAAVGSELELKSVLLFAGKEVQIGTPVLNDASVKVEILAHGKYDTVIVYKKKRRTRYERRNGHRQGYTEVLVTELRSGAESAKVDSKVIDRNRARVAALAKQKVQNVPLTRKEKIAQGLPKPAKVKKNSLRKAKEV; this is encoded by the coding sequence ATGTATTCTATTGTTGAAACAGGTGGTTTCCAGTATAAAGTTGAGCTGGGCAAGGCTTACAAGGTCCCCACGCTCGATGCCGCTGTTGGTTCCGAACTGGAGCTCAAGTCCGTTCTTCTTTTCGCAGGAAAAGAAGTGCAAATCGGCACCCCTGTCCTGAATGACGCCTCCGTGAAGGTCGAAATTCTTGCCCACGGCAAGTATGACACCGTCATCGTTTATAAGAAGAAGCGTCGTACTCGTTACGAACGTCGTAACGGTCATCGTCAGGGCTATACCGAGGTGCTGGTTACGGAACTTCGCTCCGGCGCAGAATCCGCAAAGGTCGACTCCAAGGTTATCGATCGCAACCGCGCTCGCGTGGCTGCCCTCGCCAAGCAGAAGGTACAGAATGTGCCTCTGACTCGCAAGGAAAAGATTGCCCAGGGTCTCCCGAAGCCCGCCAAGGTTAAGAAGAACTCTCTGCGTAAGGCTAAGGAGGTATAA
- the rpmA gene encoding 50S ribosomal protein L27, with product MAHKKGQGSVRNGRDSNAKYLGVKKYAGEVVKAGNIIVRQRGSHFHKGTNVGMGRDFTLFSLVDGKVKFERLDAKRQKVSVYPEEN from the coding sequence ATGGCTCATAAGAAAGGTCAAGGTTCAGTACGTAACGGCCGCGACAGTAACGCCAAATATCTTGGTGTGAAGAAGTATGCGGGCGAAGTCGTCAAGGCTGGCAACATCATCGTTCGTCAGCGCGGTTCTCACTTCCACAAGGGCACCAACGTTGGTATGGGCAGAGACTTTACTCTGTTCTCTCTCGTTGATGGCAAGGTGAAGTTCGAACGCCTCGATGCAAAGCGTCAGAAAGTTTCTGTCTACCCGGAAGAAAACTAA